The sequence below is a genomic window from Plutella xylostella chromosome 14, ilPluXylo3.1, whole genome shotgun sequence.
TTCTCTCTTTATAGAAAATTGAATATATAGCAAGAATGGAAGAGAAAACTTTAATTACACAAGAGGATGTAGCAAGAGCCTTGCAAAATATAAAAGATGACAAGGTAAGTAAAGAATAACTTGGAAGTTGAACtgctgctggggcacgggtctagggaaataaataataaaatatgataattacATACACATGACTAACTGCTAACCAACCTTGTTACCATTATTTCCTTAGGTGCAGATGAATAAAACAGGGGGAGGAGTTTATAAAGCCAAAACAACAGAAAccgatgaaaaaatattggcaATAAGCAGCAGCAGtgctatatattttaaatgtaaattatttttatacttattacttccttATTGTTAGTCCACCCACCTTTGTTACCACACATACACCTATACTTAAGCAGGATGTATTCTTTCCTTTCAGATGTGGAGCATTGCAATGATGCACcagaaattcaaaatttttgcgaattaggtaggtacttacctattttatgatttttgttACACACTGCGATGGACCAACTTAACtactacctattatattactGTACGATAATTTTGATaacttacttaaatacctatttgttttttctCACAGACATGCCATCAACATCAGCTGTGGACGTGATTGATATTGAAGATGGTGGAAAAGGTACATCATTGTTTTTAACTCCTATTACTATGCAGTTAGATACATAtgtagtaattaaaataataaaatatatatttttactttatttcagAATCGACTGTAAaaccaaagaaaataaaaagaaaaatggtGGCAAAGAAAGGTTtttactacctacataattatattgacaGAATTAGAGTATGGCCAGGCAGAtctctttaaacaaaatatttgttcTTGAGCCTATAAATATATCAGTTATTGATAgacattaaattacattagACGGTATAAAAGCTGagctaatattataatactctTTCACCTGCACcaattataaaaaagaagAGTACAGCAGAAAATTCCtttattactttaaaaaaaatgtgaaaatGCTTACCTGGAGAAGAAATATTTGATGATAGGCATTCTTAACAGAAAAAGAGAACATGCTCTGCACATGCTTCAAATGAAAGAGGAGCATAAGTTGAACATGGAAATTTTAAGAAAACAGTTGTAAAATTGTACCTTTAAACAGAGAAAACGTTTTTATACTTACTCCTTAACTAATGGCTTAGGAGGCAAGTCGCCCACAAAATATTTAGTCCGCGGGCGAGTTtacactttttaatttaagttgtAGGTAACTGGCCTGAAGGTTTCACAAAATAGGGCCAGTAAACACACGAAGACAATTATTTGTGGTAAATTGGTCCGAACTGAATAAGTATTCATTTTTTGTACTTACTCGATTGTTCGTATCATACATAAAGTAACATAACCACTCACACCTGTTATAGAATCATTTATTTACGTTCAgtgttggtttttttttatgtagcctgtTTCGTGTCCCACGTTCAgtgttggttttttttttttttatgtagcctgtATCGTGTTCCACGTTAAgtgttggttttttttttaagtaggcTGTATCGTGTCCCACGTTCAGTGTTGGtacaaaattttaactttttttttataatgttgattgttcaaattttaaattgatgcctgtataaattactttattattatttttatatctaaaatataaactaaatGTAGGTGACTAGAACGGTTCACATTCAAgtgaaactaaaaatattattaatatgaagtattacctatttaaaacataatatatattatacctacacatGGTTACTTAAATCaagaaattaaaagtttataaatgattagtatttttaatttgttagCAGGTACTTAAGTTTTACATtggttaaaataaaagttattattaatacatattattgatttaattgaatgattcaaacatttaatttgaaGGCTAATTTActcctaatattttattccgaGAAAACTGGCCCGCTTTCATGAAAACCTTAGAGCCAGTTACCTacaacttaaattaaaaagtgtaAACTCGCCCGCGGACTAAATATTTTGTGGGCGACTTGCCTCCTAAGCCATTTTAATATGGTTCAtatatcctaactatcctcaatattataaatgcaaagcTTGCTgaaacagctagtatattataAGTTAAACTTGGAAATTTGAAGAAATGTTAAactagttttaatttttagtgcctattgttatttcaataaaaaacataaataaaccatgcaacatttttatttacataaataatcacacacacaaaaattatagttattaggtactattttaaAGAACATTAGTGCAACTTGACAACATTTTTACAACATTCACAATGTAAAAGTAGCACActgaagtaggtacctactattgtATTCAATCGCGGAATGATTTCCAGCCAGACAATCATCAAAACATTCCCAACATAAAAATGTACATTATCAAGGAGGCAAACCTACCACCACCCTTCTTAACACAATATTCTTATAATAGATAGCTATTATGAGAATATTGTGTTAATGAGAGTTCTTCGCTTTACTGTGTGTTCATTTGCTTTTTCTATGTTTATGTTTGGAATGATCTGATGATCCTCGTCTGGCTGGAAGTCATTCGGCGGTTCTACCTCATTCAattcaatacaaatattatgtaacacTGTACATGCTACAATAACTTGGAGGATCGTCGAAGTTTTGCGCAGTGTGACTCCCTTTTCTAGGCAGGGGCAACGCCGCTTCCACACTCCAAAGAACCTCTCTACTGTATTTCTGGTAGTGATATGGGTTTTATTGTACGCTTCTTCTGAATTATTTTCCAGTAAATGGTAGTGCCCATACCTGCCAGCTTCAAAGTCTGCACACAAGTgtgaattattaaatatggtaCAGTCATGGACTGATCCGGGCCAGCGGGCAATAATGTCCCGGATTTTTAAGTTTGCATCACAAACTGCCTGCGCATTAATAGAAAAGTATCCTTTCCTGCACATAAACTTCTGCCAATTCCCCGCCTCTGCTGATGATTTTAACGTGTGTGCAGTCGATGGCTCCAGCAACACAAGGAAACCCGTCTATTTCAAAGAATTCTTCGGCCACTTTCCTCAACTCTTCCCTGCCGGGCATTGCAAATTGCAAATTTCTTGGATACACGTTGCATCACTCTGCACACAGTAGATTTGTGCACATTCACAAGATCGCCCATCACTTGTTGGAATGCTCCCGTAGCGAAGAAACGCAAGCAAATGAGTAGCTGTGTGATGCCGTCCACTGCTTTATTTCTATGTGTCAACGGTTCCAGGTCAAGCATGTCGACAATCTTAATTGAAAAGTACTTTCGGCTAACGTGTTATCGGACAAGCGttatttcggtgaagcaacctTGTCGCCGATCTGTGCTTTTGAGGAACCGCTCTAtcggagaacaataattattaaacggTTCGGAGCTCTACAAAGTCCAGTTATAGGacattttaccttaaaattggaacaaaatcttgttcgtttccctactgagatttgtccACCTATGTGGTTGTTTTtgctatatcttggtcataccttaatcgattttagatttaaatatgtcattttaaagcttattaaTTGACTATGTTTTTAACTTGTAGAGcctgatttttttttcagataaaattcttttttaattaagcatttttgatttcaccttttgaaacattttcttaatgtttcatttattttggagcactgtgtctaaattaagttgaatatttcgcatttatttattactagctgtccccgcgcgcttcgcttcgccttaaaaagttttcccgtgggaattccgggataaaaagtagcctatgttctttcccagggtctagaccgtatgtataccaaatttcattcaaatccgttcagtagttttggcgtgaaagagtaacagacagacagacagacagacagacagacagaaacagttactttcgcatttataatattagttaggattaggattaggataattaGTTGACTCGGATGTCACtgatgcaaaacaatcaaaaaagtattaataaaatggttagttttttaaatattaggcttttaaacataaattttggcaaaattatataaaaaaattaaaacttaaataactcagaaatggttgactttcggataatgcattatggggttcaatcgactggaaatgccttcgactataacccatttaaaggaatacatcgacttaccaatcaccctgtatacatatgctggtcaatgtccaaccagcctaaagttacagctattttaaacttgaatTTTGCTTAACTCactgacatagctcaccgagttagtaagcttaagtgtaagtaaaatagctgtaactttaggcgggttggacattaaccaggatatctatatatattctaaaagggaatttaaaaatctacaacttctttcctataaatttttttcgtttatgaatcggtttagacaatatgatgcaatgtttatgaatgttttgaatggaatacatttttcttgtaaatttaaactttttccgagggtaatagaTCGAAAACGgtaggaattagaaaaaaacttatgatacaaaagttttagataattttagaGAACAGAAACAAACTCTGATGACGAAGAtgatgttttttataattattttcctaCAAATGAAGTAGATTTGGACACTGAGTACGCAAGTATCATAAAAAAGTCAGAAAGTtagtaaaactttttaagaatTCACCCACAAAAAATGACCTCCTGCAAGTTTACATTTATCAAGAATTTGACAAAAACTTACAGCTACATCTTGATTGCAAGACTCGGTGGTCCAGCCTTGCTGACATGATATCGACATTCAATATAGTCAAACTATGTGTAAGTAAGGCTTTAATTGCGCCGCGGAGCCACCTCGGCCGACCTCAGCCAGTCCTCAGCGCCGCGCCCCTTCTACGTCAACGAGAGGCTCACCAAGTACAACCGCCAACTGTACTACCAAACGCGGGAGGTCGGGCGACGTCTGTCCTGGAGGTTTCTCTGGACCAAGAAGGGACGCATATACGCCCGCCAGGGACAGGACACACCTCGACACTGGATACGGTCAGCTGATGACATTAGCCGGGTATTCGGAGTCGCTTCTTAAACTGCCGGTTGATCTTAATGGTGTAAAAAACCACACCCATACAACCTTATTATACTGGgtgatgatatttttatgcctATTTATGTCTTTGTTCTGTGTTACATGTACTACGTGCATATATAGCTTTGTTGATGTCTATCATTTATCTTGTACTTGTTATTATTCTCTAGTTATTGCTTTAACTGTGTTGCTACCCGGAGATCAAACTGTGCCCCAGCTCACTAATAACTTAGTGGCATTTAATCATAgtagtataatatttacaatatttataatctaTACCTATCACTTTCTATTTCCCCCACTACCATGCCCAAGCTCGAATGCAAACTTACGCCATTTCAAAACTGTCCCCACGCATacatcatacatacatacatatcctatatacaaattatataaCACCTTATACCCTATatacatcataatatttatacaaattacCTACACCTTCATAAGTACAAAATGACTGGTAAAAACAAGTCATTATTAGTTGGACTCTTTAACGCGGGATCATTGGGCACAGGGCATGATGAACTCATAGCCACTGTACTACGCTATGATGTTGACATAATGGCTATTAACGAAACCTGGCTCAGGGAGGGGGAGATAGACCGCGCGCCCGTCATACCCGGCTACAAACTGCGCCACACGCCGAGACCCCCAGGTAAGCGCATGCGAGGTGGAGGCGTAGGAATGTATGTGAAAACGGGTCTAAAGGTAAGATTTCGCACACATCCCGCCGCGGCCGGCGTCGAACAAATGTGGTTAAGCTGTACCGTTAACACAATAAAACTGCTTATCGGAACAGCCTATAGACCGCCGTGGCAAGACTgtagtattttctttgatgCATTAACGGACAGTATAACATCTTTCACTAATTACGACCAGATGATTGTGCTTGGTGACTTCAACATTAATCTTTTACCTAATAGTACTGACTACAAAAGGCGTCATTTTGATGATTTTGTACAAACGGTTGATTTAAAACAGTACGTAACCGAACCTACGCACTTCACTAGCAGTAGCGAAACTTTAATAGATGTCGTTTGCTCAGACTTGGatattaaatgtataaatgtCGACTACATACCTACCCTAGGACATCATGCATTCATAACAGTAGGACTGAATGTTAAAAAACCTAAACCTTTGCCCCGATGGATTACATACCGgccattaaaaaatattattttggaaCAATTTAACCTTGACcttaacttaattaattgggaacatattaaaagttttgatGATGTCAATCAAATGGTAGCCACATTTACTGATTacatgataaaattatttgatcTACATGCTCCCGAGCGCACTGTCCGTGTGAAGGGCGCCGACTACCCGTGGATCACTGATAACGTGAAGTACATGATGAGTTTGAGAGACGCAGCCCATAAACGGTTTCGTATCACTAACTCCGCTTCAGACAACAATTATTATAAGGACCTGAAACATTTAGTAAATGCAGCTTTACACAATGAAAAGCGAGCATATTTTCAGTCCAacattaataacaatattaaaaactcGGCGaaattatggcagaatcttaAGAACACTGTACTCCGTAAACATAAAACTGACTACCTACCTGATAGCTTTAATGACCCCGATATGATTAACAAACACTTCCTTGACATTCCCGGTAACAATAAGATAAATTTAtcagatataatttattatgaatcTAACAGACATGGCACATACACATTTAATATTTCACCTATCGACGAGCTAATGGTTGGCAAAATTATCAACAAACTTAAATCGAATGCACTCGGGTGCGATGGCATATCATTGGCTATGATTATCCTGACGCTACCGCGAACCTTAGATATTATcacttttataattaattactctaTTAAAACTTCTACATTTCCGGACCCGTGGAAAATTGCTCTGGTTAGTCCTATACCTAAAATACCTACTCCAAGTCAATACAAGGACCTACGTCCGATTAGTTTGCTGTCATGTATGTCAAAGATTCTGGAAAAAGCTGTGTATAACCAAATGTCGCACTACCTGGAGGTTAATGGTATTCTGCCTGATGTACAGTCCGGTTTTCGTCGAGGCCGCAGCACCTCTACTGCCCTAATTGACGTGGTAGATAATATACTGGCTTCCGCGGATAAGGGTATGTCTACCATTCTCACTTTGTTGGATTTTTCCCGCGCATTTGACACTATTAATGTTCCGCTACTGATCGCAAAGTTGACATTTTATGGTTTTGATGCTAGTACGGTCAAATGGTTTTACAGCTATCTAGATCAACGCTCACAAATAGTTAAGCTGAGAAAATGTGATGGCAATACAGTTGCTTCTGCTGAGTATCCAGTATCTAGAGGAGTCCCGCAAGGATCCACCCTAGGACCATTGTTATTTATCCTTTACGCTAGCGATATCACCAATGAGATTGTAAATTGCAAATACCATGTCTATGCTGATGACTTACAATTATATCTATCAGGATCCCCATCTGACGTTAACAATACTTGTGATCTTATAAACCAGGACTTAGATCGTATTGCGACCTGGGCTAATAAGCATATTTTAAAGCTAAATCCCGATAAGTcgaagtttattattattggcacAAGGAAACAAGTTCAAATTACTAATACAAATAACCCTACCATAAAACTAGCAGGAGTAGATATTCAACAGGTAACCGAAGCTCGTAACCTAGGCCTAACATTCGACAATTATTTACGGTTTGAAAAACACGCAATTGAAATGGTCAAAAACTGCTTCTTCAGACTCAAGactctttataaaattagACGGTACATTGATGTTGACCTGCGATTACAGTTATGTGAGTCGCTTGTTCTGTCTAAACTAAATTATGCGGACACTGTATATGGCCCATGTCTTTTACGGAAAACGGAAAAGCTACTGCAAAGGGTACAAAACGCCTGTATTAGATTCTGTATGGATATCCCTCCCCGCTCCCATGTTACCCCTTATCTCAACTCTTGCGGGCTACTGAAGGTAGCCGCCAGACAGCGGCTGCACCTTGCCGCGCTCCTGTTTGGCGTTATAAAGTTCAAATCACCCCAGTACCTTTACAATAAACTTGAATGGTCTCGTAAccatcatacaataaatactagGGCGTCCACTTATCTTATGGTCACTCCGAAGCACAAAACCGCACTGTTTCGCAACTCGTTCCGTTATGCAGCCAGCTTCATATGGAACACCTTGAGACCACCCCTCCGTGACCTGAAATCAATATCGACttttaaatttcattacaaaatGATCCTACTTGATGATCAA
It includes:
- the LOC105390071 gene encoding uncharacterized protein LOC105390071, with the protein product MSREKEFGKRGRGANYTAEEKTLLSELVMKYKYIVEDKRSGGIFIKRKRDAWVEIAQKYNANCTSGRRELDQLKSLYDNMKQKARKNLGESNKIEYIARMEEKTLITQEDVARALQNIKDDKVQMNKTGGGVYKAKTTETDEKILAISSSSAIYFKYMPSTSAVDVIDIEDGGKEKKCENAYLEKKYLMIGILNRKREHALHMLQMKEEHKLNMEILRKQL